CCACGGGTTGCCGCCCTACGTGCAGTACCGGGAGGCGTGCGGCGGCCCCGTCACCACCTCCTTCGACGACCTACTGACCTCCATGCCGCGCCAGGCCGTGCACGCCCTCGCCAGGACCTACGCCAGAGTGGAGGACGTGGACCTGTTCGTCGGGGGCCTCGTGAGTAGCGCCGAAGGGCCAGACAGTATTGCCATGTTGGGAGGGGTAGAGAAAGTGTAGCCAGATAAGGAGGTTCATCTTTACATCCTTGGAGAGTCTTTTGCTTATGGCTGTTCTATTTTTTGCTATTTGAAGTGTTTTATGGCATATTGAAGGTTTTTGTTTGCCATATGAAGTGTTTTATGGCATATGAAGTGTTTTATTGCCATATGAAGTGTTTTTTGCCATGTGAAGTATATTTTGCCGTAGTGTTTTTCAGGTTTTTGTCGTCATATGCTGTGTTGttgccatgtttttttttgttttggcaAGTCTGacttttgtattgtttttagtttttttatgagTACATTGAAGACTGAAAACGAAGGCTAAGTATGTATAGTgtatgtttgttcgtgtgtgtgtgtcgcaggcGGAGTTCCCCGTGTCGAGGGGGCTGGTGGGGCCAACCTTCGCCTGCCTCATCGGTTACCAGTTCTTCAACCTGAGACGCGGCGACAGGTTCTGGTGAGTCGCGTCTGTGTCCGCCGCTTTCTGTTCGTCTGTGTTCATCTCTGTTTCTGGGTCCGAGTGGCAGTGTCTTTAACTTGGATTGACCTCACCTtttcccccctaaaaaaaaaaatcgcgagcagtgctaaaaaaaaatacagaagacgGTGAGGTTGAGTGTTTTAACTTTATTCTTTAGTAGTGAAATTTGCGCCTCGTCCCTTAAGCCCTCTATGTCTGTCGGTCTCTCTTTTTGACGAGTTACCCCACTAAGAAAAAAACCACTACGCTCTTTGCTTGGAAGTGTTACGTCTCTTATCTAAAGTTAAATAAGATCTCCCATCGTCCAGTCTCTTCACCAGCACCTTCAGCGTCTTAATCCAACCCTTCAGTGTCCTCAATATCGGTAACACAACCTGACACTcgctcctttttccctcctttccttccttcctttctgtcatcCTActgttattccttcattcttttcctacttccctccctcccttcttacatttcttccttctcccttttcctccttccttcctccttccctcctttccttctttcctttccctcctttccttccttcctttctatcatcctacccttattccttccttcctttctatcatcctacccttattccttcattcctttcctacctccctcccttcctccttgcatttcttccttctcccttttcctccttccttcctttccctcctttccttctttcctttctatcatcctacccttattccttcattcctttcctacgTCCCTCCCAACCCTCCATCTTACATTTCTTCctactcccttttcctctttccctccgtcaGGTACGAGAACGCCGACGCGGGCTTCACTCCGGCGCAGCTGAGGGCTCTCCGCAGCGCCTCGACCCTTAACCGCCTCCTGTGTGACAATTTCGACGGCACTAACGAGAGGTTGCCCGCCAGCATCTTCCACCTCCCGTCCCAGCGAGGGTGAGTGTGCTGGCCTGGGTGTTCTTTGTGGTTTTGATGTTTACGATAATGGAGTAGGGTGAATGAAGCAGTTACGGTAAGATTAATCAGTGAATTCCGCGCCAAAAGAGTTCTAACCTATGTGTTTTTTTGCTTACGAGAATGGAGTAGTGCTGATACAGAAAGTTGTAGTATGATTAGTCGAACAACGCAACCAAAAGCTAAACAATCACAAAAAATTGAGTGTTGTAAGTTATTCTTTAGTTGTTTATGTAAATGGAGTAATCTTAAGAGTTATGAGGTTAATTGATGAATAGCGTAACAATAACTACGAAAACAAGATAGTAATCACTGAGGGCTCAAGAAAAGactacaaaaaatattaaaaactcCATACGAGACCACAATGAGGCTCCCGAAACACTTGCCCGTCTATGGAAAACCGAAGATGCCCCCCAAAATATTCTAACTAGGCGTTTTAAAGATATCCCCACAAGTATTCTAAGTAACTAGGTGTTTTAAAGATATCCCCAAAAGTATTCTAAGTAACTAGGTGTTTTATAGTTTCCGGTTGAAGGAGAGTAAATAAATTATAATAGGTTCTCACAatggttccttccttccatgttttcCCTGTTCTTCTTTAAACCTTCTCCATCTTCACCCACCCCGCCAGGAACCCGCTGCTGCCGTGTGACCACCTGACGCCCCTTGACCTCAGCCCGTGGAAGGAGCACTACCGCGGCGACGAGGTGGAGTGTGAGTACCTGGGCCGCGCTTACGCCCCCGGCAGGAACGTCCACGTCTCGCACTGCCTCGTCTGCGTGTGCCAAGCCAAGGGACTGGTGAGGAAGCGGAGACCAGCCGTGTTAATGTTGATTCTTTGTATTTTGAAACTTTATTCGATTTAGTTTTCTTTAGATTTtcagttgtttttttgttttttctttaactttttttacctattttttttctttatttagattttcagttgctttttttttttacccattttcaCATTCACGTTTCTAGCCAAGACTcgcaaatattgaaaaaaaaagaggaacagtagTTGATATGAAGGTATTTTTTTTAGatagtttttttattctttattttatcaaCGACTTTAATTGCCACATCGACACTGCCTCCTTTCTCAAACTTGTGTTCCCTCCGTTAACCTTTTCAGTCTAATATTAACTAGTCTCATGGCATTCCTTATCAGTACTATTCTTCGTCCACTTAACTTTTCCTGGATTTTTTCTCCCCCACGCACCACGGCCCTCTCAATCCACTAGCCTCGTTTTCTAATCCGCCTTTACAATCTGATATTAACTGCCTGTATAATATTCCTGAACCTTGTCTTCATCAGTACTCTTTTCTTCGCGTTCTTAACCCATGCACTTGGTCACTAATCCGCCCACCACCATTCACCTTCTCACCACCTTCGTTTCTCACGTCATCAGATGCGGTGTCAACCCAACCCGTCTGGCTGCCAACAACCCGACCATGACGAACACTGCCGACTCATCTGCTGAGGCTCCGACGAAAGGGAGGATACGGAGGGCGAGACGAGACCCGACGGAGTGGCCGAAGGAGGGAACGAAGTTGTAATTTAAGGAGAAAGTATTAGGCATATTTAAGAAGGGGAAATCATGGGCAtgtgagaaaaataaagaatccgGGTAGACTGAAAGGAAATTAAGGGCTTATACAAGAAGGAAGATTGAAGACTATAATTACAAGATTGTATGACCTTATTCTCTCTTGTGTGGGTTGTTAAAATTGCTGACAGACGTGAATAAAAACTGTTCATGATATCTTGTTAAATGATGGAAAGCAATAAACTAATCTCTTAATTGCTTTACCCCAAAATTATGCCCTCGAGAGTTGTAAGTAAACCACGTCGGGGTTGTAAATAGAGTATGAATTGTAAATAAACTTAGGCTCAATTTGTGACTCTTAGGATTGTTGAAAGTATGATGTAGGTGCCCTGAGTATTGTTGAAACTAGTTATAAGTTGTTGAAATAAAAACCTTTCTTGTATCGTTGGTGTGTTCGTTTACTCGTGGGTGGAAATGAAGCACAATGACTATATAACTACGGAAGGAGACTTTCTGAAAATGTTGGGGAGAGACAGTTGTTGGAGCTGGGGTAAAAAGACACTAGGTGAACCAactgggaaaaggaaaagattgcTTAAAttgagagaagatggaagtgcAAGCTTAGTCATAAAGGGACGTTATTATCTGAACATTGTCCTTACCATGGAGCTTCACGGCGAGAACTTCCCAAACTTGTGCCAACTTAAACGAAACAAGGATGCAGGattcacccaaaaaaaaaaaaaaaaaaaaaaaaaaaaaaataggtacataattaaaatttcaaaacaCTTCTGAAGCCGAAGCCTTATCAGTGTTTCAACTCGACACTAGAAACGAGTTTGAAACGACACACATGATAGACCAGTTTCATCCGCATGCTTTACAGATTAGGTACCAGAGTTGTATTGTTATAATTGGGCATCCCATGAAACTTAACTGAAGCTTCGCAGTTTGTAATCATTGCCAAACCGTCACTGCTGTTTCAGGGCCAACGTAAAGCAAAGATTTTGGGGTTAATCAGACAACCACACGAGACCAGGCAATTGGAAAGAGGATGTGCTCTAGTCCTTGTTTTGGATTATTTTAAACGAGACTAAACCGACGGCAAAGTTGGAAATAAATGCGAATCCTTACGCGATACTTTTGTGTTGCTTCAGGCTCGTTAATCTACGTTTGTGAGGAAAGTGAAGGCTTCGTGGTTTCATGACACTGATGAGTAAAAGGAAAGCGAGGACGAGTTGTCACGGTAAGGAAACTTATAATATATAATTGATAATTACCGAATAAGCAGTTTTTAGTTGGATGAAACTAATATTGATGAAAATGCCCTCGGGTGTTATTCAGGGCGCCTAAGGTAAAAAAGGCATGAAAGCTGTTCTTCTTAGTTGTTCAGGAGTAAATAATGATTGCTTGGTAACAACAAATGGCGTGCTCACATTTCTAT
Above is a genomic segment from Eriocheir sinensis breed Jianghai 21 unplaced genomic scaffold, ASM2467909v1 Scaffold776, whole genome shotgun sequence containing:
- the LOC126994333 gene encoding peroxidase-like protein 3 gives rise to the protein MCDLVLRGLIGARLQPVDLKVVKTLSSQLFEGPQHTGQDLIARNIARGRDHGLPPYVQYREACGGPVTTSFDDLLTSMPRQAVHALARTYARVEDVDLFVGGLAEFPVSRGLVGPTFACLIGYQFFNLRRGDRFWYENADAGFTPAQLRALRSASTLNRLLCDNFDGTNERLPASIFHLPSQRGNPLLPCDHLTPLDLSPWKEHYRGDEVECEYLGRAYAPGRNVHVSHCLVCVCQAKGLMRCQPNPSGCQQPDHDEHCRLIC